From a region of the uncultured Desulfovibrio sp. genome:
- the flgM gene encoding flagellar biosynthesis anti-sigma factor FlgM, which translates to MEIQGKINTFLDPYSNTANLEKSGEARLKGRASATPSESPQGDTVSVSQDALLLTEARRTAQNTPDVRAEKVEALRIQVSNGTYKPDSKLIAANLVREEPGLFR; encoded by the coding sequence ATGGAAATTCAGGGAAAGATCAATACGTTTCTCGACCCCTACAGCAACACGGCCAACCTTGAAAAAAGCGGCGAAGCCAGACTGAAGGGCAGAGCCAGCGCCACACCTTCTGAAAGCCCGCAAGGGGACACCGTCAGTGTATCGCAGGATGCCCTGCTGCTGACGGAAGCACGGCGCACAGCCCAGAATACGCCCGATGTGCGCGCCGAAAAGGTGGAAGCATTGCGTATTCAGGTCTCCAACGGCACCTACAAGCCTGACAGCAAGCTTATTGCCGCCAATCTTGTGCGTGAGGAGCCGGGGTTGTTCAGGTAG
- a CDS encoding flagellar basal body P-ring protein FlgI, which yields MKLTILRHPAFWITTAALLVCWALPAHAVRIKDIATFSGVRDNQLIGYGLVVGLAGTGDKKDSVFTLSSMKNMMDRMGVGVDASALKIKNVASVMVTARMPVSAKPGTRLDVTVSSVGDATSLMGGVLLQTALKGVDGKIYTLAQGALTVGGFSASGKAASTTKNIATVGIIPGGGIVERGIPFEFNQQDKLTLNLRVGDFSTAQQIAERLNGAMGGHYARAVDATSVTMDVPPQYRNNLVPLMASVENLDVSPDTAAKVVVDEKTGTVVLGRDVRISRAAVAHGNLQITVQESEQVSQPGPFSQGQTVVTPQTETNVREENRHLMMVEGATLQELVDGLNAIGATPRDLISILRTMQASGSLHADLEVI from the coding sequence ATGAAATTGACAATACTGCGCCATCCGGCCTTCTGGATAACCACCGCCGCCCTGCTTGTGTGCTGGGCCTTGCCTGCGCATGCCGTGCGCATCAAGGACATAGCAACGTTTTCGGGCGTGCGCGACAACCAGCTCATCGGTTACGGGCTGGTGGTTGGTCTGGCCGGAACCGGCGACAAGAAGGACTCCGTCTTTACGCTCAGTTCCATGAAAAACATGATGGACAGAATGGGCGTGGGCGTGGACGCCTCCGCACTTAAAATCAAAAACGTGGCCTCGGTCATGGTGACGGCGCGCATGCCCGTGTCGGCCAAGCCCGGCACCCGGCTGGACGTGACAGTGTCCTCCGTGGGTGATGCTACCTCCCTCATGGGCGGGGTGCTGTTGCAAACGGCCCTCAAAGGTGTGGACGGCAAGATCTACACCCTGGCTCAGGGCGCGTTGACCGTGGGCGGTTTTTCGGCTTCGGGCAAAGCCGCCAGCACCACAAAGAATATCGCCACCGTGGGTATCATCCCCGGCGGCGGCATTGTGGAACGGGGCATTCCCTTTGAGTTCAACCAGCAGGACAAACTCACGCTCAATCTGCGCGTGGGCGATTTCTCTACAGCGCAGCAGATTGCGGAACGCCTCAATGGAGCCATGGGCGGGCACTATGCCCGCGCTGTGGACGCCACCAGCGTGACCATGGACGTACCCCCCCAGTACCGCAACAACCTCGTGCCGCTCATGGCTTCAGTGGAAAATCTGGATGTCAGCCCCGACACCGCAGCCAAGGTGGTTGTGGACGAAAAGACAGGCACGGTTGTGCTTGGGCGTGATGTGCGCATCTCCCGCGCTGCTGTGGCCCACGGCAACCTGCAAATCACTGTGCAGGAAAGCGAACAGGTTTCGCAGCCCGGCCCCTTCTCTCAAGGGCAGACCGTGGTGACTCCGCAGACGGAAACCAACGTGCGCGAAGAAAACCGCCATCTTATGATGGTGGAAGGCGCGACCCTTCAGGAACTGGTGGACGGCCTCAATGCCATTGGCGCAACCCCCCGCGACCTCATCTCCATTTTACGGACAATGCAGGCCTCGGGCTCCTTGCACGCGGATCTGGAGGTAATTTAA
- a CDS encoding rod-binding protein produces MTTPMSTALIPPDAGAGEIARKEVQSRLAGIGNLGGKNIDPAQKEKKLRESCEGFESIFIQKMWEEMRKTLPKSTLLHGKEEQFWQGMYDQELAKKMTSAGGIGLADMMYAQLSRSLTSASRATATDASAIQRPFTPEAAPMLAPVPDAGNANSGNNGASAKGRNGAPGATTSVYGGVAPMQDAGQGQNGSAAARTLTGDQAAAGGQDPEEAARLAEQAMQASAQPERHRVVRTTNVVGNMNSGLNLARKAQFEAGSKLGPNAVRPPMQQMLGLAQPQSRATQADGQNWDQGGMQMDMAGMGIPPLTGNVFDAQNMDAASNGQQQATQPPMRQQQMPGQNAMGPNGQPMQPPQPQKVRYTTNIPPTGRGGKQGLIRTLNVDGAGPNSNAGAGIAAYHAQQMQGAGMQQQAPAQGAQPAAQVGTLPMGPAGQPAVLAASQPASPGVQAPNQPVNPGVAPVASPASTQGVTSPVPLTGGQIFVRQGGQGGVAKSAAASGIPPLTATDVYGKP; encoded by the coding sequence ATGACCACGCCCATGTCAACCGCTCTCATTCCTCCTGATGCCGGCGCGGGCGAAATTGCCCGCAAGGAAGTTCAGTCGCGCCTGGCGGGCATTGGCAATCTGGGCGGGAAAAATATTGACCCTGCGCAAAAGGAAAAGAAGCTGCGCGAATCTTGCGAGGGCTTCGAGTCCATCTTCATCCAGAAAATGTGGGAAGAAATGCGCAAAACCCTGCCCAAGTCCACCTTGCTGCACGGCAAAGAGGAGCAGTTCTGGCAGGGCATGTACGATCAGGAACTGGCCAAAAAAATGACATCAGCTGGCGGCATAGGTCTGGCCGATATGATGTACGCCCAGCTTTCGCGCAGTCTCACATCCGCAAGCCGCGCCACGGCAACGGATGCTTCCGCCATTCAGCGGCCGTTTACGCCCGAGGCCGCCCCCATGCTTGCGCCTGTCCCCGATGCAGGCAATGCGAACAGCGGCAATAATGGGGCCTCGGCAAAGGGCAGAAATGGAGCACCCGGTGCAACCACGTCCGTGTACGGTGGTGTTGCCCCCATGCAGGATGCCGGACAAGGCCAGAACGGCTCTGCCGCTGCACGCACCCTTACGGGCGATCAGGCCGCAGCAGGCGGGCAGGATCCTGAAGAAGCAGCGCGTCTTGCCGAGCAGGCCATGCAGGCCTCGGCCCAACCGGAGCGGCACAGGGTTGTGCGCACCACCAATGTTGTCGGCAATATGAATTCCGGCCTCAATCTTGCCCGCAAGGCGCAGTTTGAAGCGGGCAGCAAGCTGGGGCCCAATGCGGTGCGCCCGCCCATGCAGCAGATGCTGGGCCTTGCCCAGCCGCAGAGCAGAGCCACACAGGCAGATGGACAGAACTGGGATCAGGGCGGCATGCAGATGGATATGGCCGGCATGGGTATTCCGCCGCTTACGGGAAATGTATTTGACGCTCAGAATATGGATGCGGCTTCCAACGGGCAGCAGCAGGCAACACAACCGCCCATGCGTCAGCAGCAGATGCCAGGGCAAAATGCTATGGGACCCAATGGCCAACCTATGCAGCCTCCGCAGCCGCAAAAGGTACGCTATACCACCAATATTCCGCCCACAGGGCGAGGCGGCAAGCAGGGCTTGATCCGTACGCTCAATGTTGACGGCGCAGGCCCCAACAGCAATGCGGGTGCCGGCATTGCCGCCTACCATGCCCAGCAGATGCAGGGCGCAGGCATGCAGCAACAGGCTCCTGCACAGGGGGCACAGCCCGCAGCGCAGGTAGGCACCTTGCCCATGGGCCCGGCGGGTCAGCCCGCAGTTCTGGCAGCAAGTCAGCCCGCAAGCCCCGGCGTCCAGGCCCCCAATCAGCCTGTGAACCCCGGTGTTGCCCCAGTGGCTTCGCCCGCATCTACTCAGGGCGTGACCAGCCCAGTGCCACTGACAGGCGGGCAGATATTCGTGCGCCAGGGCGGCCAGGGCGGAGTAGCCAAGAGCGCGGCAGCCTCGGGTATACCGCCGCTGACAGCTACAGACGTGTACGGCAAACCCTAA
- a CDS encoding flagellar protein FlgN translates to MHNAIYESLSRQDKALCLLRDLLEEEYTCLLDRDTDAVVSLEFSIQELIRQLAVEKTSVIRGLGGMRAMEYAAALPDDMGAALREILQRIDTSEQSVARQASRNTNLSLALLDQSSRALQALTSQAMPPKAETYGRRGGMSAQRQTQAALISGRL, encoded by the coding sequence ATGCACAACGCCATTTACGAATCGCTTTCGCGTCAGGACAAGGCCCTTTGCCTGCTGCGCGACCTTCTTGAAGAAGAATATACTTGCCTTCTTGATCGCGATACTGATGCCGTGGTGTCTCTTGAGTTCTCCATACAGGAGCTGATCCGTCAGCTGGCCGTGGAAAAAACTTCTGTCATAAGAGGTCTGGGCGGCATGCGGGCCATGGAATATGCCGCTGCGCTGCCGGACGACATGGGCGCTGCCCTGAGGGAAATCCTGCAACGGATTGACACGAGCGAGCAGTCTGTTGCTCGCCAGGCCTCGCGCAACACCAACCTTTCTCTGGCTCTGCTTGATCAGAGTAGCCGCGCGCTTCAGGCGCTCACAAGTCAGGCCATGCCGCCCAAGGCGGAAACCTATGGTCGCCGTGGGGGCATGAGCGCCCAACGGCAGACGCAGGCCGCGTTGATCTCCGGGAGGCTGTAG
- the flgK gene encoding flagellar hook-associated protein FlgK, producing MLSGLMNVGRTALNAAQAWISVTGSNIANADTEGYTRRYVDQRDAGTLVSKPGGEGLGVNAQQVLRYFNSFLESSYVRQSTNSARWNEQENIMGTLESLFNESNRAGISSSMNAFFTAWQKLAQRPGDTASREDLLSYADNLCDMLGNTATSVKALQSQMDVSINQGVSRVNELSKSIASLNKQINATTVDGVSNPNDLLDQRDQLVREMATYVDVKTVDSGGGNFTVSLTTGQPLVQGVNTNDLEIREPRAESRLSNGSTYTGSIKYDGSDSHEYTVDIVSGGNAGPAGTAGNPTFRVSLDGGKTWLRDEDGNEQHFEISATGTSTDPVQVKNLKISFDSTSNFTVGDKFDIVPKTGLYWIEPSRGPQNVTPQVGFDGTDTAGRVSGGKLTTYFNIRDDNCGRYMDELDATAKSLIWEVNRIHSQGAGTSQFDFVQGQQGVSNTTVPLGSAQAVLPESSRLQAGNVNFYFYNKTSGDYVSSGQLDFSAITPGTPNFDPSKHSLNDVVSAINSSFPGKLTASIQDGKLVLNTAAGSNLQFALGTDSTGMMAALGVNTFFTGTTASNIATSKQLHDNENYIAAGQVNGQQQINKGDNATATAIGKLASTNVSISTAWKTTTNQTIGQYYASLVTTVGADTRLAKTNSEYHKALTSDLSEQVSSASGVNLDEEMANLIKYQHSYTAAAKLITTADQMLQTLLGLKQ from the coding sequence ATGCTCAGCGGTCTTATGAATGTGGGCAGGACTGCCCTCAATGCCGCGCAAGCCTGGATTTCGGTCACTGGCAGCAATATCGCCAATGCCGATACCGAAGGCTACACCCGACGCTATGTGGATCAGCGCGATGCGGGCACTCTTGTCTCCAAGCCTGGCGGCGAAGGGTTGGGAGTTAATGCACAGCAGGTATTGCGGTATTTCAACTCGTTTCTTGAAAGCTCCTACGTGCGACAGTCCACCAATTCTGCCCGTTGGAACGAGCAGGAAAACATCATGGGGACGTTGGAAAGTCTTTTCAACGAATCCAACCGGGCTGGCATAAGCTCTTCCATGAACGCATTTTTTACGGCATGGCAGAAGCTTGCGCAGCGCCCTGGCGATACCGCCTCGCGTGAAGATCTGCTCTCATATGCCGACAACCTTTGCGACATGCTCGGCAATACAGCCACATCGGTCAAGGCGCTGCAAAGCCAGATGGATGTTTCCATCAATCAGGGGGTCAGCCGCGTCAATGAGCTTTCCAAGAGCATTGCTTCCCTTAACAAGCAGATCAATGCCACGACCGTCGATGGCGTAAGCAATCCCAATGATCTGCTTGACCAGCGCGACCAGCTGGTGCGCGAAATGGCAACCTATGTCGATGTGAAGACCGTAGACTCTGGGGGCGGTAACTTTACGGTGTCGCTCACCACCGGGCAGCCCCTGGTGCAGGGTGTCAACACCAATGATTTGGAGATTCGTGAACCGCGCGCGGAAAGCCGACTTTCCAACGGTTCGACGTATACTGGCAGTATCAAGTATGACGGTTCCGACAGCCATGAATATACGGTGGATATTGTTTCCGGAGGCAATGCCGGCCCTGCGGGCACTGCAGGCAACCCCACGTTCCGCGTTTCGCTGGACGGCGGCAAAACCTGGCTGCGTGATGAGGACGGCAATGAACAGCACTTTGAAATAAGCGCCACGGGCACATCCACCGATCCCGTTCAGGTGAAGAATCTGAAGATATCCTTCGATTCCACCAGCAATTTTACCGTTGGCGACAAGTTCGACATCGTGCCCAAGACCGGGCTTTACTGGATTGAGCCCTCACGCGGCCCGCAAAACGTGACGCCCCAGGTGGGCTTTGACGGAACGGACACCGCCGGTCGTGTGTCAGGCGGCAAGCTGACCACCTACTTCAATATTCGAGACGACAATTGCGGTCGGTATATGGATGAACTGGACGCCACCGCCAAGTCGCTTATCTGGGAAGTGAACCGCATCCACAGCCAGGGTGCTGGCACCTCTCAGTTCGATTTTGTACAGGGGCAACAGGGCGTTTCCAACACAACGGTACCTCTGGGATCGGCTCAGGCCGTGCTGCCGGAGTCCAGCAGGCTCCAGGCCGGCAACGTCAATTTTTATTTTTACAACAAAACTTCGGGCGACTATGTTTCGTCGGGTCAGCTTGACTTCAGCGCCATTACACCCGGAACGCCGAACTTTGATCCCAGCAAGCACTCGCTGAATGATGTTGTTTCCGCCATCAATTCTTCGTTCCCCGGCAAGCTTACGGCCAGCATTCAGGATGGCAAGCTTGTGCTCAACACTGCGGCTGGCAGCAACCTGCAATTCGCGCTGGGCACCGACAGCACAGGCATGATGGCAGCCCTTGGAGTGAATACGTTTTTTACCGGCACCACTGCCAGCAACATAGCCACAAGCAAACAGTTGCACGACAATGAGAACTACATTGCCGCCGGGCAGGTCAACGGCCAGCAGCAGATAAATAAGGGTGACAACGCCACGGCCACGGCCATTGGCAAACTGGCCAGCACCAACGTGAGTATTTCAACCGCGTGGAAGACCACCACCAACCAGACCATCGGCCAGTACTATGCCAGCCTGGTTACGACCGTGGGCGCTGATACCCGCCTTGCCAAAACAAATTCGGAATACCACAAGGCCCTCACCAGCGACCTTTCCGAGCAGGTTAGTTCTGCTTCTGGCGTCAACCTTGACGAAGAAATGGCCAACCTGATCAAATACCAGCACTCCTACACGGCAGCGGCAAAATTGATAACCACCGCCGACCAGATGCTGCAAACCCTTCTTGGGCTTAAGCAATAG
- the flgL gene encoding flagellar hook-associated protein FlgL: MAIRVTQNTMYDKMTSQMQKSLAAYMESNEQGSSQKKINRPSDDPAGTYRVLVTRNDISATTQYQSNVDTAKGWLSLADNVLGTQLSNSLTSLKALAEQASTGTYSAENRKQIADQARQIFGQMLNLSNTQYEGNSIFAGQRYDGNAFEEGLALTSADTNWDTAIQAGDYTIQGASSKSMMVQFTSTGTLDGGAQTFRWSNDGGTTWSTGTTAGRTLTANGVTVTMKNDMAVTAADTSAGAGSKNGTLVYIRPTAVYQGDDNDPPPTMTVMGGPANLTTSAAGSFGGNVLLRMDNNANLSLTGSTVNYSYSTDSGSTWVAATATTDGSNKLRLLVPSGYVDMDATTVAGNTVNAGTQILVHPDRADLNLEIMKGSYISVNNVGKDIFGGYYEGKPALPGSTNLFDMVGEFVSYCENNNQEGCQQTLAKIATVQQNVLTQTARIGGLENRVSTASDVLSFQKLDQQERLSYTEDVDLTELLTKLTRQQLTYQTVLQSSSKIMQMSLASYL, encoded by the coding sequence ATGGCTATACGCGTTACGCAAAATACCATGTACGACAAAATGACGAGCCAGATGCAGAAAAGTCTGGCCGCCTACATGGAAAGCAACGAGCAAGGTTCTTCGCAAAAAAAGATCAACAGGCCATCGGATGATCCTGCTGGCACATACCGCGTCCTGGTGACCCGCAATGACATCAGCGCCACCACCCAGTACCAGAGCAATGTGGATACGGCCAAGGGCTGGCTGTCGCTTGCCGACAACGTGCTTGGCACACAGCTGAGCAACTCGCTGACAAGCCTTAAAGCTCTGGCTGAGCAAGCCTCTACTGGTACCTATTCGGCAGAGAACCGCAAACAGATCGCGGATCAGGCCCGTCAGATATTTGGCCAGATGCTCAATCTTTCCAACACCCAGTACGAGGGCAACAGCATTTTTGCCGGTCAGCGTTATGACGGCAACGCCTTTGAGGAAGGGTTGGCCCTGACCAGTGCCGACACCAACTGGGATACGGCCATTCAGGCCGGGGACTATACGATCCAGGGTGCGTCCAGCAAATCCATGATGGTCCAGTTTACCAGCACCGGGACGCTTGATGGCGGGGCGCAGACTTTCCGCTGGTCCAACGATGGCGGCACCACCTGGAGCACGGGCACTACGGCTGGCAGAACCCTGACTGCCAACGGTGTAACCGTCACCATGAAGAACGATATGGCAGTTACCGCAGCCGATACAAGCGCCGGGGCAGGATCAAAGAACGGTACGCTGGTCTACATCCGTCCCACGGCCGTCTATCAGGGTGACGACAATGATCCGCCGCCGACGATGACTGTTATGGGCGGGCCCGCCAATCTGACGACATCCGCCGCCGGATCTTTTGGCGGCAACGTGCTGTTGCGTATGGACAACAACGCCAACCTTTCCTTGACGGGCAGTACGGTCAACTATTCGTACAGCACTGACAGCGGATCAACCTGGGTAGCGGCAACTGCCACCACTGATGGTTCAAACAAGCTTCGGCTGCTCGTGCCAAGCGGGTATGTGGATATGGATGCCACAACGGTAGCTGGCAACACCGTAAACGCTGGCACGCAGATTCTTGTGCACCCTGACCGCGCCGATCTGAATCTTGAAATCATGAAAGGTTCGTATATTTCGGTAAACAACGTGGGCAAGGATATCTTTGGCGGATACTACGAAGGCAAGCCAGCCCTGCCGGGTTCGACAAACCTGTTTGACATGGTGGGCGAATTCGTCAGCTATTGCGAAAATAACAATCAGGAAGGCTGCCAGCAGACGCTCGCAAAAATTGCCACTGTGCAGCAGAATGTGCTCACCCAGACAGCCCGCATTGGCGGGCTTGAAAATCGGGTGTCAACTGCCAGCGATGTGCTCAGCTTTCAAAAGCTAGACCAGCAGGAACGATTGAGCTATACTGAAGACGTAGACCTGACCGAGTTGCTGACAAAGCTGACCCGGCAACAGTTGACGTATCAGACAGTGCTTCAGTCTTCTTCAAAGATAATGCAGATGAGCCTGGCCAGTTATCTCTGA
- the csrA gene encoding carbon storage regulator CsrA, whose translation MLILTRRPGESLYLGENIRITILGMQGKQVKLGLEVPDDTTVYREEVYKRVVEENRRALETSNNDLMVAAELWHETKK comes from the coding sequence ATGCTCATATTGACGCGACGCCCAGGAGAAAGCCTATATCTGGGCGAAAATATACGCATAACTATCCTGGGCATGCAGGGTAAACAGGTCAAACTGGGCCTGGAAGTACCCGATGACACCACGGTATACCGCGAAGAAGTTTACAAGCGGGTTGTTGAGGAAAACCGGCGCGCCCTTGAAACCAGTAATAACGACCTCATGGTGGCTGCTGAACTATGGCACGAAACAAAGAAATAG
- the fliW gene encoding flagellar assembly protein FliW, which yields MARNKEIEIDTRLGRRCIDTDKVVHFPRGLAGFENERDFILLQIRPEAPLLILQSVNTPVVGLLVADPYSFFDKSYAPQVGDAERQLLHIESLEQAAVLVTVSIPAGAPEQAALNLTGPIVINYEARVGLQVPQCGEGLQQVNLHSLKPVEEKQDAETTLADGANPQECCCAKATPTE from the coding sequence ATGGCACGAAACAAAGAAATAGAAATCGACACCCGTCTTGGACGCCGTTGTATCGATACGGATAAGGTTGTGCACTTTCCCCGTGGGCTGGCCGGGTTTGAAAACGAGCGGGATTTTATCCTGCTTCAGATCCGACCTGAAGCGCCCTTGCTTATTTTGCAGAGCGTGAATACCCCGGTAGTGGGCCTGTTGGTTGCCGATCCATACAGTTTTTTTGACAAATCCTACGCACCCCAGGTGGGAGATGCCGAAAGGCAGTTGCTCCATATCGAGAGCCTTGAGCAGGCAGCCGTGCTGGTGACGGTTTCCATTCCTGCGGGCGCGCCCGAGCAGGCTGCGCTTAATCTCACCGGCCCCATTGTCATCAACTATGAGGCCCGCGTGGGTTTGCAGGTGCCGCAGTGCGGCGAAGGATTGCAGCAGGTGAACCTGCACTCGCTCAAACCTGTTGAAGAAAAACAGGATGCGGAAACCACTCTTGCTGATGGTGCCAACCCTCAGGAATGTTGCTGCGCCAAGGCCACACCCACGGAATAA
- a CDS encoding YnfA family protein yields MIKTFALFVATALAEITGCYLPWLWLRKGGSAWLLVPACLSLAVFAWLLTLHPAASGRVYAAYGCVYVVTALLWLRLVDGVPLASTDILGGAVALLGMGIIVSGWRTAA; encoded by the coding sequence ATGATCAAGACGTTCGCGCTTTTTGTGGCCACGGCCCTGGCAGAGATAACAGGGTGCTACCTGCCCTGGCTGTGGCTGCGCAAAGGCGGCTCTGCCTGGCTGTTGGTGCCCGCCTGCCTGAGTCTTGCGGTGTTTGCCTGGTTGCTGACCCTGCACCCCGCAGCCAGTGGCAGGGTCTATGCCGCCTATGGCTGCGTATATGTGGTTACAGCCCTCTTGTGGCTGCGCCTGGTTGACGGTGTACCGCTGGCCAGCACAGATATCTTGGGCGGTGCGGTGGCTCTGCTGGGCATGGGCATTATTGTTTCCGGCTGGAGAACCGCCGCTTGA
- the dnaJ gene encoding molecular chaperone DnaJ: MELDYYEVLGVSRSAEDDEIKRAYRKLALKYHPDHNPDNAEAEQKFKEAAEAYDVLRDPEKRARYDRFGRAGVQGGTGGFGSNDDIFAHFSDIFGDLFGFSTATRGPRPMAGADLRYNLTITFAQAAKGDEISISLPKHVTCSECNGSGAAPGSKAETCRQCGGSGQVRRSQGFFQISMPCPSCQGSGRVITKPCPKCKGEGITTDTRELVVRVPAGVDSGTRLRVRGEGEPGVHGGPAGDLYVVLTVEQDKRWQRQGQDLIYALEISFVQAALGHRAEVPGLDGNLPLEIPKGIQSGTLLRVSGEGMPYPGRRSRGDLLVEVKVLTPTRLSAKQEELLREFEAAAEKSPLEKVKKAAKKISKAMGID; the protein is encoded by the coding sequence ATGGAGCTCGATTACTACGAAGTGCTGGGCGTAAGCCGCAGCGCCGAAGATGACGAAATAAAACGGGCCTACCGTAAGCTGGCCTTGAAGTATCACCCTGACCACAACCCCGACAATGCCGAGGCCGAACAAAAGTTCAAGGAAGCCGCCGAAGCGTATGACGTGCTGCGCGACCCTGAAAAGCGCGCGCGCTATGATCGTTTTGGGCGCGCTGGCGTTCAGGGCGGCACGGGTGGTTTTGGCAGCAACGATGATATTTTTGCGCATTTCAGCGATATCTTCGGCGATCTTTTTGGCTTTTCTACCGCAACGCGCGGCCCCAGGCCCATGGCCGGAGCTGACCTGCGCTACAACCTGACCATCACCTTTGCACAGGCCGCCAAGGGCGACGAGATCAGCATCTCCCTGCCCAAGCACGTTACCTGCTCCGAATGCAACGGCAGCGGCGCGGCCCCCGGCAGCAAGGCGGAAACATGCCGCCAGTGCGGCGGCAGCGGCCAGGTGCGCCGGTCGCAAGGATTTTTCCAGATATCCATGCCCTGTCCCTCCTGTCAGGGTTCGGGCCGAGTCATCACCAAGCCCTGCCCCAAGTGCAAGGGCGAAGGCATCACCACAGACACCCGCGAACTTGTGGTGCGCGTGCCTGCCGGTGTGGACAGCGGCACCCGCCTGCGTGTTCGCGGCGAGGGTGAGCCCGGTGTCCACGGCGGCCCGGCTGGCGATCTCTATGTTGTGCTCACCGTTGAGCAGGACAAACGCTGGCAGCGTCAGGGACAAGACCTTATTTACGCCCTCGAGATCAGCTTTGTGCAGGCGGCTCTGGGCCATCGGGCAGAAGTTCCCGGCCTTGACGGCAATCTGCCGCTGGAAATCCCCAAGGGTATTCAGAGCGGCACCCTGCTGCGCGTTTCCGGAGAGGGGATGCCCTACCCCGGACGTCGTTCGCGCGGCGATCTGCTGGTGGAGGTGAAAGTGCTTACCCCCACCCGCCTTTCTGCCAAGCAGGAAGAACTGCTGCGCGAATTTGAGGCAGCGGCGGAAAAAAGCCCCCTGGAAAAGGTCAAAAAGGCCGCAAAAAAAATCAGCAAGGCCATGGGCATCGACTAA
- the rpoZ gene encoding DNA-directed RNA polymerase subunit omega — MARITVEDCQQRVDNRFLLVQMAIKRVHQYREGYEPLVESRNKEAVTALREIAAGKVLPDDDSLYNPLPGHNAAAAEE, encoded by the coding sequence ATGGCCCGCATTACCGTGGAAGATTGTCAGCAGCGCGTAGACAACCGTTTTCTGTTGGTGCAGATGGCTATCAAGCGTGTGCACCAGTACCGCGAAGGCTATGAACCGCTGGTAGAATCCCGCAACAAAGAGGCCGTAACCGCCCTGCGCGAAATTGCCGCCGGAAAGGTTCTGCCTGATGACGACAGTCTTTACAACCCCCTGCCCGGCCATAACGCGGCCGCCGCAGAGGAATAG
- a CDS encoding tRNA 2-thiocytidine biosynthesis TtcA family protein translates to MSREKRSFAQETCVKSAGKAMQKTGMLWPGCRVAVAVSGGVDSFVLLQSLKIRQGIVPFHFEIMAIHLNPGFDEQSHATLLPWLAKRGIPGHIEMTTYGPDAHSEKNLRRSACFRCSWLRRKRLFELCAQYGVTHLALGHNADDLVQTFFMNLSRNGRVDGMSMNESFFGGGLQLIRPLLLVEKKFILKAAKQWELPIWANACPSAGNTARSSMGETLQHLYGVSKDSRRCIFNGLTRWQLEKNSAAAGLSDEPSQPDADARDGVAD, encoded by the coding sequence ATGAGCAGAGAAAAAAGATCATTCGCGCAGGAAACCTGTGTTAAAAGCGCGGGCAAGGCCATGCAAAAGACCGGCATGCTCTGGCCTGGATGCCGTGTGGCCGTTGCCGTTTCAGGCGGTGTGGACAGTTTTGTGCTGCTGCAAAGCCTTAAAATTCGCCAAGGAATCGTACCTTTTCACTTTGAAATCATGGCGATCCACCTCAACCCCGGCTTTGACGAGCAGAGCCACGCGACTCTTTTGCCCTGGCTGGCCAAGCGGGGCATACCTGGTCACATAGAAATGACAACCTATGGGCCGGACGCGCATTCAGAAAAAAACCTACGCAGGTCGGCCTGTTTCCGCTGCTCCTGGCTGCGGCGCAAGCGCCTTTTTGAGTTGTGCGCCCAGTATGGCGTGACCCACCTCGCGCTTGGGCACAATGCGGACGATCTGGTGCAGACGTTTTTCATGAATCTGAGCCGCAATGGGCGCGTGGACGGCATGAGCATGAATGAATCGTTTTTTGGCGGCGGCCTGCAACTGATACGCCCACTGCTGCTGGTGGAAAAAAAGTTTATCCTCAAGGCCGCCAAGCAGTGGGAACTGCCCATATGGGCCAATGCCTGCCCCTCGGCGGGCAATACCGCCCGCAGTTCCATGGGGGAAACCCTGCAACACCTGTATGGGGTATCCAAAGATTCGCGCCGGTGCATTTTTAATGGTTTGACTCGCTGGCAGCTTGAAAAAAACAGCGCGGCTGCGGGCTTGAGCGATGAGCCGTCCCAGCCGGACGCCGATGCGCGTGACGGCGTTGCGGATTGA